In Gemmata obscuriglobus, a single genomic region encodes these proteins:
- a CDS encoding ISAs1 family transposase, translated as MSPCTLVDALAAVPDPRSKHGLIHPLAPFLGLVALAMLMGRTSLNGIARFGRQHGPALAHALGFRRGKTPAVSTLSRTLRRFDADQLEHVLSYWIASRVDPAAFTHISIDGKTLRGSRNGAIPGQHLLAAYAPTVGAVLAQVKVDASTNEHKAALTLLGILPLRGKVVVGDAMFCQRDLAEEVVGAGGDYVLTVKDNQPGLGIDIRAGFAFETAARSIAAATSPWGSASARPEPHRHDRR; from the coding sequence ATGTCTCCTTGCACCCTGGTCGATGCCCTGGCGGCGGTTCCCGATCCCCGCAGCAAGCACGGCCTTATCCACCCACTCGCCCCCTTCCTCGGACTCGTCGCCCTCGCCATGCTCATGGGGCGCACCAGCCTCAATGGCATCGCTCGCTTCGGGCGACAGCACGGACCCGCCCTCGCCCATGCCCTCGGCTTCCGACGCGGCAAGACCCCGGCCGTTTCCACGCTCTCCCGCACCCTGCGACGCTTCGACGCCGACCAACTGGAGCACGTCCTCTCGTACTGGATCGCCAGCCGCGTCGACCCGGCCGCCTTCACACACATCTCCATCGACGGCAAGACCCTTCGAGGCTCTCGCAACGGCGCGATCCCCGGTCAGCACCTGCTGGCCGCATACGCCCCCACCGTCGGTGCCGTACTCGCCCAGGTCAAGGTCGATGCGAGCACCAACGAGCACAAGGCCGCCTTGACGCTCCTCGGCATTCTGCCGCTGCGAGGGAAGGTCGTGGTCGGCGACGCCATGTTCTGCCAGCGAGACCTGGCCGAGGAGGTGGTCGGGGCCGGCGGCGACTACGTGCTCACGGTGAAGGACAACCAACCCGGATTGGGGATCGACATCCGAGCCGGGTTCGCCTTCGAGACCGCCGCCCGATCGATCGCGGCGGCCACTTCCCCCTGGGGATCGGCCTCCGCCCGCCCCGAGCCGCATCGCCACGACCGTCGATAA